The following coding sequences lie in one Metopolophium dirhodum isolate CAU chromosome 5, ASM1992520v1, whole genome shotgun sequence genomic window:
- the LOC132944865 gene encoding uncharacterized protein LOC132944865 has protein sequence MDNKAVHQPMVTDEPQNEVQVSNIHPLSDHMNISVAFKEIVSKDPPRYTKFLEAINKTFEEISDCIGPEEFKNIMGDISFLKSKRNVTNLLSTLKTQIRNLMSKHFEQIIEEENLSELFTKKNALNEEEAKKYYINNESMEIIELEETIRKLDVQISDLEETNEVLFNQGKFNKQRFDQVSERITILIEECETKYNNILQQIDLMRKDFTNILKDP, from the exons ATGGATAATAAAGCTGTACACCAACCAATGGTCACTGACGAACCTCAAAATGAAGTTCAAGTTTCCAACATTCATCCATTGTCTGATCACATGAATATAAGTGTGGCGTTTAAGGAAATAGTGTCCAAGGATCCACctaggtatacaaaatttctcGAAGCTATCAATAAGACATTTGAAGAAATTAGCGATTGCATTgg tccaGAAGAGTTTAAAAACATAATGGGcgatatatcatttttaaaaagtaaaaggaATGTAACAAATTTGTTGTCTACATTAAAAACGCAGATCAGGAATCTGATGAGCAAGcattttgaacaaattattgAGGAAGAAAATCTGTCTGAACTATTTACCAAAAAGAATGCATTAAATGAGGAAGAagcaaa aaaatattacattaataatgaaTCCATGGAAATCATAGAACTAGAAGAGACTATACGTAAACTTGATGTACAAATTTCTGATTTGGAAGAAACTAATGAAGTTTTGTTCAATCAAGGAAAGTTCAATAAACAGCGATTTGATCAAGTATCAGAGaggataacaattttaatagaagaatgtgaaactaaatacaataacattttacaacaaATAGACTTAATGAGAAAAGATTTCACCAACATACTGAAAGATCCTTGA
- the LOC132945301 gene encoding UBX domain-containing protein 6 isoform X2 yields MKPNRLRPQPWPGLRVKRPPLALLTSGTILVFSSLAAIKSRARKEMEAERKNVDQNIDTFTYSEEENTSAEVPSQLATSGIFFQCPMIGLEVLPQEEWHVKIEEFIKEQMKDDPILQSILLIQNCNHNRTKVEECIKLLVTYAENIIRNKDEEKYRKVRLTNKTFVEKVLPIKGAIEFLESIGFVRKRLMYQEQEEDFLVFPEECLCNLASVQSTVDDLQSAERIQLVLDRNAQVLLPSQASKQVSLPPEFFIVSTAEIKAEHQKRTERLESEMILKTKNMRMKEQNRYKSNYKYCLIRVKFPDCLILQGTFSVNEHLSDVLEFVKESVFDEERPFKLILSSGSTFGNEHENMTLSELNLVPTTVLLFTNDPPENNEEHPYLKDELMALVQ; encoded by the exons ATGAAGCCAAACAGGCTGCGGCCGCAGCCTTGGCCCGGTTTGAGAGTAAAAAGACCACCACTGGCCCTCTTAACAT CGGGTACAATTTTGGTTTTCAGTTCGTTGGCTGCCATCAAGTCAAGAGCTCGAAAAGAAATGGAAGCCGAGAGAAAAAATGTGGATCAAAACATAGATACATTTACATATTCAGAAGAAGAAAATACGAGCGCTGAAGTCCCTAGCCAATTAGCTACTAGTGGTATTTTTTTCCAATGTCCGATGATAG GCCTGGAAGTTTTGCCACAAGAAGAATGGCATGTAAAAATAGAAGAATTTATTAAGGAACAAATGAAAGATGATCCTATACTACAATCAATTCTACTAATCCAAAACTGCAATCACAATAGAACCaag GTTGAAGAGTGCATTAAGTTGCTAGTAACATATGCAGAAAATATCATTAGAAATAAAGATGAAGAAAAATATCGGAAAGTCAGATTAACGAATAAAACATTTGTGGAAAAAGTGTTACCTATTAAGGGAGCAATTGAGTTCTTAGAATCTATTGGATTTGTTAGAAAAAGACTTATGTACCAAGAACAAGAAGAAGATTTTTTAGTTTTCCCAGAAGAATGTTTATGTAATTTAGCCTCAGTGCAGAGCACTGTGGACGACTTGCAGTCTGCAGAACGTATTCAATTGGTGTTGGATAGAAATGCTCAGGTTCTTTTACCGTCACAGGCATCAAAACAAGTGTCACTACCCCCAGAGTTTTTCATAGTCTCTACTGCTGAAATAAAAGCAGAACATcaaaaaag aactgAAAGATTGGAGAGTGAAATGATTCTGAAAACTAAAAACATGCGTATGAAGGAACAAAATAGATACAAATCAAATTACAAGTACTGTTTGATTCGAGTGAAGTTTCCAGACTGTTTGATTTTACAG GGAACATTCAGTGTCAATGAACATTTGTCTGACGTACTGGAATTTGTTAAAGAAAGCGTATTTGACGAAGAGCGTCCATTCAAGCTAATACTGTCCAGTGGAAGTACATTTGGTAACGAGCACGAAAACATGACCTTAAGTGAATTGAACTTAGTGCCTACCACGGTTTTACTCTTCACAAACGATCCACCTGAAAACAATGAAGAACATCCATATTTAAAAGACGAGCTAATGGCATTGGTTCAGTAA
- the LOC132945301 gene encoding UBX domain-containing protein 6 isoform X1, with the protein MSDKLKKFFQKKKADVKFKRAGPGHRLNEGATTAKTVAKPGETSRACRVEPTDEAKQAAAAALARFESKKTTTGPLNISLAAIKSRARKEMEAERKNVDQNIDTFTYSEEENTSAEVPSQLATSGIFFQCPMIGLEVLPQEEWHVKIEEFIKEQMKDDPILQSILLIQNCNHNRTKVEECIKLLVTYAENIIRNKDEEKYRKVRLTNKTFVEKVLPIKGAIEFLESIGFVRKRLMYQEQEEDFLVFPEECLCNLASVQSTVDDLQSAERIQLVLDRNAQVLLPSQASKQVSLPPEFFIVSTAEIKAEHQKRTERLESEMILKTKNMRMKEQNRYKSNYKYCLIRVKFPDCLILQGTFSVNEHLSDVLEFVKESVFDEERPFKLILSSGSTFGNEHENMTLSELNLVPTTVLLFTNDPPENNEEHPYLKDELMALVQ; encoded by the exons ATGAGCgacaaattgaaaaaatttttccaaaaaaaaaaggcTGACGTGAAGTTCAAAAGAGCGGGGCCCGGTCACCGTTTGAATGAAGGCGCCACCACAGCCAAGACTGTAGCTAAACCGGGCGAGACGTCTCGCGCCTGTAGAGTCGAACCTACTGATGAAGCCAAACAGGCTGCGGCCGCAGCCTTGGCCCGGTTTGAGAGTAAAAAGACCACCACTGGCCCTCTTAACAT TTCGTTGGCTGCCATCAAGTCAAGAGCTCGAAAAGAAATGGAAGCCGAGAGAAAAAATGTGGATCAAAACATAGATACATTTACATATTCAGAAGAAGAAAATACGAGCGCTGAAGTCCCTAGCCAATTAGCTACTAGTGGTATTTTTTTCCAATGTCCGATGATAG GCCTGGAAGTTTTGCCACAAGAAGAATGGCATGTAAAAATAGAAGAATTTATTAAGGAACAAATGAAAGATGATCCTATACTACAATCAATTCTACTAATCCAAAACTGCAATCACAATAGAACCaag GTTGAAGAGTGCATTAAGTTGCTAGTAACATATGCAGAAAATATCATTAGAAATAAAGATGAAGAAAAATATCGGAAAGTCAGATTAACGAATAAAACATTTGTGGAAAAAGTGTTACCTATTAAGGGAGCAATTGAGTTCTTAGAATCTATTGGATTTGTTAGAAAAAGACTTATGTACCAAGAACAAGAAGAAGATTTTTTAGTTTTCCCAGAAGAATGTTTATGTAATTTAGCCTCAGTGCAGAGCACTGTGGACGACTTGCAGTCTGCAGAACGTATTCAATTGGTGTTGGATAGAAATGCTCAGGTTCTTTTACCGTCACAGGCATCAAAACAAGTGTCACTACCCCCAGAGTTTTTCATAGTCTCTACTGCTGAAATAAAAGCAGAACATcaaaaaag aactgAAAGATTGGAGAGTGAAATGATTCTGAAAACTAAAAACATGCGTATGAAGGAACAAAATAGATACAAATCAAATTACAAGTACTGTTTGATTCGAGTGAAGTTTCCAGACTGTTTGATTTTACAG GGAACATTCAGTGTCAATGAACATTTGTCTGACGTACTGGAATTTGTTAAAGAAAGCGTATTTGACGAAGAGCGTCCATTCAAGCTAATACTGTCCAGTGGAAGTACATTTGGTAACGAGCACGAAAACATGACCTTAAGTGAATTGAACTTAGTGCCTACCACGGTTTTACTCTTCACAAACGATCCACCTGAAAACAATGAAGAACATCCATATTTAAAAGACGAGCTAATGGCATTGGTTCAGTAA
- the LOC132944817 gene encoding beta-galactosidase-like — protein MEARTLLRDPPYQLSLIIDENYQVENEYGSFYAFDSGYKLWIRDLFRSYIENKAAIFTIDGCGQSYFDCGVIPEVYATVDFGISLNASQCFDFMRKVQKGGPLVNSEFYPGWLTHWQESVSIVNPIDVVKQMKVMLAINASFKIFGTNFGFTSGANTNDTKESIGYLPQLTSYDYNAPLDEAVDPTEKYFKIKQTLEEAKYAVTNEISPNPAPKGAYGKFYLRPLVSIFEKVAQRIKPVISDVPLPFEDLDINTGFVMYETTLTDDQKNVENPVNLTVNTVRDRAIIYLDQVQVGTMNRLKANTTISLNINRTVQNLSILIENQGRMNFGDLIEDRKGIFDQVILGNKILSPWKMTAYPLNGTSWISSIKSVENVNSVKLPAFYKTQFTLTVNYTKCLDTYLDTSGWTKGVVFLNNVNLGRYWPLGGPQVTLYVPAPFLKPSPYANTLVILELEGTSQDLSVKFVDKPVLDGPIMT, from the exons atggAAGCTAGAACGCTACTACGCGACCCcccttatcagttatcacttatcatcgACGAAAATTACCAG GTAGAAAATGAGTATGGAAGTTTTTATGCCTTCGATTCTGGGTATAAATTATGGATACGTGATTTATTTAggagttatatagaaaataaggcTGCGATTTTTACAATTGATGGATGTGGTCAGTCATACTTTGACTGTGGCGTTATTCCAGAAGTATACGCAACTGTAGATTTTGGAATTTCATTAAACG CTTCTCAATGTTTTGACTTCATGAGAAAGGTTCAAAAAGGAGGTCCACTAGTGAACTCAGAGTTCTATCCCGGTTGGTTAACTCATTGGCAAGAATCAGTATCTATAGTCAACCCCATCGATGTTGTAAAACAAATGAAAGTAATGTTGGCAATTAATGCTTCGTTTAAAATTTTCGGTACAAATTTTGGATTCACATCGGGAGCGAATACAAATGACACCAAAGAAAGTATTGGATACTTACCACAGTTGACCTCATACGATTATAATGCTCCATTGGATGAAGCTGTAGACCCTACagaaaagtatttcaaaattaaacagaCACTTGAAGAAGCC aaatatgctGTGACAAACGAGATATCACCAAATCCCGCACCCAAAGGTGCCTATGGAAAATTCTATTTAAGACCTTTGGTTAGCATATTTGAAAAGGTTGCTCAACGTATTAAACCAGTGATCAGTGATGTTCCTTTACCGTTTGAGGACTTAGATATTAACACTGGTTTTGTAATGTATGAAACAACATTAACAGAtgatcaaaaaaatgttgaaaatccaGTAAACCTAACTGTGAACACGGTTAGAGATCGAGCAATCATTTACCTGGATCAA gtacaagTGGGTACTATGAATCGGTTGAAAGCTAATACTACAATAAGCTTAAACATTAACCGTACTGTTCAAAACCTAAGCATTTTAATTGAGAATCAGGGAAGGATGAATTTTGGAGACTTAATTGAAGATAGGAAG ggAATTTTTGATCAAGTGATTctcggaaataaaatattaagcccTTGGAAAATGACTGCATATCCTTTGAATGGTACATCATGGATTTCTTCAATCAAATCAGTTGAAAACGTCAACAGTGTTAAATTACcagcattttataaaacacagtTTACATTAACAGTtaactatacaaaatgtttagacACTTATTTGGACACTTCAGGCTGGACAAAG GGTGTAGtgtttttaaacaatgtaaACCTTGGTCGGTATTGGCCACTTGGTGGACCTCAAGTTACACTTTATGTGCCAGCTCCTTTTTTAAAACCATCACCTTATGCTAATACACTAGTGATATTAGAACTTGAAGGTACATCTCAAGATTTGTCCGTGAAATTTGTGGATAAACCTGTTCTTGATGGTCCTATAATGACatag
- the LOC132944972 gene encoding uncharacterized protein LOC132944972, producing MRLARRSVMPRLPGNLQELASLFDNGHLQRFNCCDITIFRSCIRDLDGKTSLIFACPVLSQSFCGTGIEELHVDATFKVVPVNMGYQLLSVHAMIQNYSIPIIFALMESKSRNSYDSVFRYVKDNLLANISPKIIISDYESTLRDVLQSYFPEARTSGCWFHHNQAVFKNMKSKGYYRLVNTNQFALQSLNLLFGLPLLPYQDIERAFQLIKMYAINHGVAMHNLFDYYERYWLRRVGTQIISVHGLPRRTNNNIESFHNKLRLKFSVTHPNLWIFLSNLSNLFNNYHVIMRQLENNLQPTRSLKAKYLLQSKRLKNATSQYDAGIISMWQFMQLTSYTTSRYISRHINWINEVDPNSEPEVEAAAVVQPIQEPQLPIAPQVSTCIVCLNARAANIQQHIVIPCGHAWVCNNCITSLPAPTRCPLCRMEEVTFQRIFLN from the exons ATGCGTTTGGCCCGTAGGTCAGTAATGCCTAGATTGCCTGGGAACCTTCAGGAACTAGCATCCTTATTTGATAATGGGCATCTTCAAAGATTCAATTGTTGTGACATTACGATATTTAGGAGCTGTATTCGTGACCTTGATGGTAAAACTAGCCTGATATTTGCATGTCCAGTTTTGTCACAAAGTTTTTGTGGTACTGGAATTGAGGAGCTTCATGTAGACGCTACTTTTAAAGTGGTTCCAGTAAACATGGGCTATCAATTATTGAGCGTACATGCTAtgatacaaaattat tcAATACCAATTATATTCGCACTAATGGAATCAAAGTCTAGGAATTCATATGACAGTGTATTTCGATATGTTAAAGATAATCTTTTAGCAAACATTTCTCCAAAGATTATCATAAGTGATTATGAATCTACACTTAGAGATGTTCTACAATCATATTTCCCTGAAGCTCGAACATCTGGTTGTTGGTTCCACCAtaatcaa gcagtttttaaaaatatgaaaagtaaaGGATACTATAGGCTTGTAAATACTAATCAATTTGCACTGCAAAGCTTAAACCTTTTATTTGGCCTTCCACTGCTTCCATATCAGGATATAGAAAGagcatttcaattaattaaaatgtatgcaatCAACCATGGAGTAGCGatgcataatttatttgacTATTATGAGAG GTATTGGTTGCGCCGTGTGGGAACTCAGATAATTTCAGTTCATGGACTTCCTAGgcgtacaaacaataatattgaaagtttccacaataaattaagattaaaattttCAGTGACTCATCCCAATCTAtggatatttttaa gtaatttgagtaatttatttaataattaccatgTTATAATGAGGCAGCTTGAAAATAATCTTCAACCTACTAGGAGTCTGAaggcaaaatatttattacaatccaAAAGACTTAAAAATGCCACAAGCCAATACGATGCTGGGATCATAAGTATGTGGCAGTTCATGCAATTGACTTCGTATACCACATCAAGATATATATCTCGACATATAAATTGGATCAATGAGGTAGATCCAAATTCTGAGCCAGAAGTGGAAGCTGCTGCTGTTGTACAGCCAATTCAGGAACCACAACTGCCAATAGCTCCACAAGTGTCAACGTGCATAGTATGTTTGAATGCAAGAGCAGCAAATATTCAACAGCATATTGTTATTCCTTGTGGTCATGCATGGGTTTGCAACAATTGCATTACATCCCTTCCAGCACCAACAAGATGCCCATTATGTCGAATGGAAGAAGTCACTTTTCAAagaattttcttaaattaa